gtttttttttttttttttaactcctctgcttttttatttcagGTTATTTCCAACAGTTTCATTAATAAGAGTTTAACACAGACAGCTGCTTGATGAATAAGTTTATTACTGTCTTTATCTGAAAAATCTTCATAGAAAATTGTGGTTTGGTTTATTAACTCTCAGCAGCCCGCTCCTGAGCTCTAAGGAAGCTTGCCTTCTTCTGAGCTACCCGATCTTTCTTTTGGGCAAGAGACATTTTGGGACGGTTCCACctcttctttttaacttctttcttagGCTTCTTCTCATAAACTGGATTCTCTCGTATAGCAGCATGAGCTTTCTTATACATCTCCTCCATGTCTGGAGTTACGTTGTTCTTTATGTATTGAGAGAATTGTTTCTTGTAagcatcttcatcttcttccatTAGGTAACGCATATAATCTGCAACATTCTGAACCATGATGTGCTTTCGATGTACTTCTGCATTGAATTCCTTGCTTTCTGAATCATAACCAGGGAATCGTTTGGTACTGTGAGGGATAGACAAGCCTCCATCCACTGCTCCCTTGAGGGCCCCAAAAACTTTATTTCCAGTAGTAGTTCTGGCAAGCCCTGCATCCAAATAGCAGGTGAAGGCACCAGGTTGACCATCAATGCTTTCCACATTGTATTCATCTCCAGTCACTTCCACTTGGCCTTCATAGATCTTGTCCATGCCAAACCTATTTAGGAGCCTGCGGGCCAGCAGCAGGCCGGTACAATATGCTGCAGCATAATTTGTCAGGCCAACCTTCACACCATACTTTGGGAGTTCATGAGCATAAGCCGCACAAACTATCATATCTCCTTCTATGCAGGCATAAGCAATCTGACAAATGATATCTCTGTTGGTTACACGAACTATCATCCTGTATTTAGGTGTGttgtacttatttttatcttgaaTTACCAAGCATTTCCGGGCATAATAATCAGTTTTACCCTCTCGTCTTCTTCTAAATTTCACTTGGTATCTCTTGAAGTAAGCCTTATTCTTGACAACCTTAACAAACCCCATCCTGCGGAACAGAGACCAGCATCCGCGGCTCGCCACAGACCAGCAGGCCCAGAAGCGCTCcgctagggggaaaaaaggagtcaATGGTTTTAAGACCACAACATGGTCACTGGTGTCAAAGCAACAGCAAGTTCAAGAAAACGACGAACTGAAGTGGATCCCTGAAATCTAGCCATTAGGAAAGTCAAAAGGGACATTGATAGGAGCAATTTCaggcttaaaaaacaaattgcagTGAAGCTACGGAGAAGGGAGAAGACGCTAAAGGCATGGTTAGGGATTTGGAGAGAAAATTACagtgtagtttttttgttttgttttgttttgttttttgcatctCCTATAATTC
The sequence above is drawn from the Zalophus californianus isolate mZalCal1 chromosome 9, mZalCal1.pri.v2, whole genome shotgun sequence genome and encodes:
- the LOC113921873 gene encoding 60S ribosomal protein L5-like isoform X2; the encoded protein is MGFVKVVKNKAYFKRYQVKFRRRREGKTDYYARKCLVIQDKNKYNTPKYRMIVRVTNRDIICQLLNRFGMDKIYEGQVEVTGDEYNVESIDGQPGAFTCYLDAGLARTTTGNKVFGALKGAVDGGLSIPHSTKRFPGYDSESKEFNAEVHRKHIMVQNVADYMRYLMEEDEDAYKKQFSQYIKNNVTPDMEEMYKKAHAAIRENPVYEKKPKKEVKKKRWNRPKMSLAQKKDRVAQKKASFLRAQERAAES
- the LOC113921873 gene encoding 60S ribosomal protein L5-like isoform X1 encodes the protein MGFVKVVKNKAYFKRYQVKFRRRREGKTDYYARKCLVIQDKNKYNTPKYRMIVRVTNRDIICQIAYACIEGDMIVCAAYAHELPKYGVKVGLTNYAAAYCTGLLLARRLLNRFGMDKIYEGQVEVTGDEYNVESIDGQPGAFTCYLDAGLARTTTGNKVFGALKGAVDGGLSIPHSTKRFPGYDSESKEFNAEVHRKHIMVQNVADYMRYLMEEDEDAYKKQFSQYIKNNVTPDMEEMYKKAHAAIRENPVYEKKPKKEVKKKRWNRPKMSLAQKKDRVAQKKASFLRAQERAAES